One stretch of Cohnella algarum DNA includes these proteins:
- a CDS encoding FGGY-family carbohydrate kinase — MSAYALGIDIGTTAVKVILLSEDAIVYQTSAEHHLLSPRHGWAEEDPRQWWSNAAKAVRETLAAVPDARDGIRAIGVSGMVPAIVLLDERGEPLRNSIQQNDARAVREIEEVKGALPQAELFAATGGFTNQQHVLPRLLWVKRNEPDVWSRIHAVMGSYDYVNYKLTGRKSLEMNWAVESGMFDIRSRKWLPETFSGFGLAPQWLPEVFESGDIVGEVGAEAAAETGLKAGIPVIAGSADHVASTLAAGIVEPGELLIKFGGAGDILYCTDEIRPVPELFFDYHVCPGSYLLNGCMASSGSLVKWYAKEFLQDESPDLFARLDRDAQRVAPGSDGLIILPYFLGEKTPIFDPEARGVMFGLSLAHKREHIFRAILESVIYGFRHHIEIIREKGFEPTAIRATNGGAKSRFWCQIAADALNADIRSYPSHPGSALGVAFLAGKTTGVYRSWEQIAGFLTEYRDFRPRKDDAAIYDKSYAIYRKLYEQLKPSFRQVNGLYG; from the coding sequence ATGTCCGCTTATGCGCTTGGAATCGATATCGGCACGACGGCCGTCAAAGTCATCCTGCTGTCGGAGGACGCGATCGTCTACCAAACGAGCGCGGAGCACCATTTGCTCTCCCCCCGGCACGGCTGGGCGGAGGAGGACCCGCGGCAGTGGTGGAGCAACGCCGCGAAGGCGGTTCGCGAGACGCTGGCCGCGGTGCCGGACGCGCGGGACGGCATCCGGGCGATCGGCGTCAGCGGCATGGTGCCGGCGATCGTGCTGCTGGACGAGCGCGGCGAGCCGCTGCGCAACAGCATCCAGCAAAACGACGCGCGGGCCGTCCGGGAGATCGAGGAAGTGAAGGGCGCGCTGCCCCAGGCGGAGCTGTTCGCGGCGACCGGCGGCTTCACCAACCAGCAGCACGTGCTGCCGCGGCTGCTCTGGGTGAAGCGCAACGAGCCGGACGTCTGGAGCCGGATCCATGCCGTGATGGGCTCTTACGATTACGTCAATTACAAGCTGACGGGACGAAAATCGCTCGAAATGAACTGGGCGGTCGAAAGCGGCATGTTCGACATCCGTTCCCGGAAGTGGCTTCCGGAAACGTTTTCCGGCTTCGGGCTTGCGCCGCAGTGGCTGCCCGAGGTGTTCGAATCGGGCGACATCGTCGGCGAGGTCGGCGCCGAAGCGGCGGCCGAAACCGGCCTTAAAGCCGGCATCCCGGTCATCGCGGGAAGCGCCGATCACGTGGCGTCGACGCTGGCGGCCGGCATCGTGGAGCCCGGCGAGCTGCTGATCAAATTCGGCGGCGCCGGCGACATCCTGTACTGCACGGACGAGATTCGCCCCGTGCCCGAGCTTTTTTTCGATTATCACGTGTGTCCCGGCAGCTATTTGCTCAACGGCTGCATGGCGTCCAGCGGCTCGCTCGTCAAATGGTACGCCAAGGAGTTTCTTCAGGACGAATCGCCAGACTTGTTCGCCCGGCTGGATCGGGACGCGCAGCGGGTTGCGCCCGGCTCCGACGGCCTGATCATTCTTCCGTATTTTCTCGGAGAGAAGACCCCGATTTTCGATCCGGAGGCTCGCGGCGTCATGTTCGGGCTCAGTCTCGCGCACAAGCGGGAACATATTTTCCGGGCGATTTTGGAATCGGTCATTTACGGCTTCCGGCATCACATCGAAATCATTCGCGAAAAGGGGTTCGAGCCGACCGCGATCCGGGCGACGAACGGCGGCGCCAAAAGCAGGTTCTGGTGCCAAATCGCCGCCGACGCGCTGAACGCGGACATCCGCTCGTACCCTTCGCATCCGGGCTCGGCGCTGGGCGTGGCGTTTCTGGCCGGCAAGACGACGGGCGTCTACCGCTCGTGGGAGCAGATCGCCGGCTTTCTGACCGAGTACCGGGATTTTCGGCCGCGGAAGGACGATGCGGCGATATACGACAAAAGCTATGCGATCTACCGGAAGCTTTATGAGCAGCTCAAGCCGTCGTTTCGGCAGGTAAACGGGCTGTACGGCTGA
- a CDS encoding right-handed parallel beta-helix repeat-containing protein, which yields MDRTANMGLPQLDQNDPWSVEDFNNSLMQLDKEIAHRGINLNWYGLSSDNADNLPHILRAIDENPPGTTFITPYSPAPYKIKGTIKPKSGMKFLSTEGAVFDSSEFNGDLFLIDNVDGVEISGVTFIGPATPGYSRAITISGTSKRCKVKDNEFRNYYGGAVFVNASRNYILHNDFYTVNNKPTPSEADFGTIHISGDRNVMIGNIIRDNDYSGISLYKASYNIVQSNEIVCKDGFGPGQMGIYILSGCSYNDISHNVVKNSGNEGIILNSNDNYGPIEHNIVSNNILVNCLYAGISLEKGGSYGVNYNIVEANQIASFSVPIPTTDTSHGIRVNGANHNLIKGNIIRSDRSRLLVGIRIENGAIANNIEGNQIIGAARGIAVTGEDVHVQNNHLYDSFELSMRISYARNGIIENNTIKNSGLGGSIAMGNDLHGCVIRNNKLDRMPYDEVGAVGVRAMLHSNQIHTITYQGTATLVSGMAAVSTVAINPDNSIGEIQLSYLAPAGVAANRGALFIDGVFKESSQFVIRSTNPNDASTVAWRIIR from the coding sequence ATGGACAGGACAGCGAATATGGGACTCCCGCAGTTGGATCAAAATGATCCTTGGAGCGTGGAGGACTTTAATAACTCCCTTATGCAACTGGACAAAGAAATTGCGCATCGTGGAATCAATCTGAATTGGTATGGCTTGAGTTCCGATAATGCAGATAATTTACCCCACATACTCCGCGCGATTGATGAAAATCCGCCTGGAACGACCTTTATAACGCCTTACTCTCCGGCTCCTTACAAGATTAAGGGCACGATTAAACCGAAATCAGGCATGAAATTCCTATCGACAGAAGGAGCGGTATTCGATTCCTCAGAATTTAATGGTGATTTGTTTTTGATTGACAATGTAGATGGAGTGGAAATCAGCGGGGTTACATTTATAGGACCTGCAACTCCAGGCTATAGCCGTGCCATTACAATCTCCGGCACTTCGAAAAGATGCAAGGTGAAAGACAACGAGTTTCGCAATTATTACGGCGGTGCGGTATTTGTCAACGCAAGCCGCAATTATATCCTTCACAATGATTTTTACACGGTGAATAACAAGCCGACACCCAGCGAAGCTGATTTTGGTACAATCCATATCTCAGGCGATCGGAACGTAATGATCGGAAACATCATCCGCGATAATGACTATTCGGGGATTTCCCTCTACAAGGCATCGTACAACATTGTTCAATCCAATGAAATTGTGTGTAAAGATGGATTCGGTCCCGGACAGATGGGAATTTACATTCTTTCCGGTTGCAGTTACAATGACATCTCGCATAACGTCGTTAAAAACAGCGGAAACGAAGGAATTATCCTTAATTCCAACGACAACTACGGTCCGATCGAGCACAATATCGTGAGTAATAATATTCTTGTTAATTGTTTGTATGCGGGCATTTCACTCGAAAAAGGGGGCAGTTACGGGGTTAATTATAATATCGTTGAGGCGAATCAGATCGCTTCGTTTTCAGTGCCTATACCGACCACCGATACAAGCCATGGCATTCGAGTGAACGGGGCCAATCATAATCTGATTAAAGGAAATATCATTCGATCTGACAGATCCCGCTTATTGGTTGGCATTCGAATCGAAAACGGCGCTATTGCCAATAACATCGAAGGAAATCAGATAATCGGGGCAGCTAGAGGGATAGCTGTCACAGGTGAGGATGTACATGTTCAAAACAACCATCTTTATGATAGTTTTGAGCTATCCATGAGAATAAGCTACGCAAGAAACGGGATTATTGAAAACAACACGATCAAAAACTCCGGTCTCGGCGGGTCGATTGCAATGGGCAATGATTTACACGGGTGCGTAATTCGTAATAATAAATTAGACCGAATGCCATATGATGAGGTTGGAGCAGTTGGCGTTCGCGCAATGCTTCATAGCAACCAAATCCATACCATCACATATCAAGGTACGGCTACGCTTGTTTCGGGCATGGCTGCGGTTTCTACCGTAGCGATAAATCCGGATAATTCCATTGGCGAGATTCAGTTGAGTTACTTAGCTCCGGCAGGTGTGGCTGCAAATCGTGGCGCATTATTTATAGACGGCGTCTTTAAAGAGAGCAGCCAGTTCGTTATTCGATCAACGAATCCTAACGATGCCTCAACAGTCGCATGGCGAATAATTCGATAA
- a CDS encoding SDR family NAD(P)-dependent oxidoreductase: MGELDNQIAVVTGAGSGIGRSIAVRLAEAGATVVVADVSEPAGKETLARLPAAPGGEHAFARIDVTSKDSVGEAFASIAERFGRIDILVNNAGVSTMNRIEQLTEAEWDFNFNVNIKGVFLCTQAALPYMKAQAKGKIVNTASMAGKRGVPLLAHYAASKWAVIGFTKSAAIEFAPFNITVNCVCPGYVKTGMQDRELQWEGELRGMTPDEVREEYIRLTPLGRLEEPEDVAKAVWFLATDHAGFITGEALDVTGGADLL; this comes from the coding sequence ATGGGAGAACTCGACAATCAAATCGCCGTCGTGACGGGCGCGGGCAGCGGCATCGGCCGCAGCATCGCCGTTCGTCTGGCGGAGGCGGGAGCGACGGTCGTCGTCGCCGACGTGAGCGAACCGGCCGGGAAGGAGACGCTGGCGCGGCTTCCCGCCGCCCCAGGCGGCGAGCACGCGTTCGCGCGGATCGACGTCACGAGCAAGGACAGCGTCGGGGAGGCGTTCGCGTCGATCGCGGAGCGGTTCGGACGCATCGATATTTTGGTCAACAACGCCGGCGTCTCCACGATGAACCGGATCGAGCAGTTGACCGAAGCGGAATGGGATTTCAATTTCAACGTCAACATCAAAGGCGTGTTCCTTTGCACGCAGGCGGCTTTGCCGTACATGAAGGCGCAGGCGAAGGGAAAAATCGTCAACACCGCCTCGATGGCGGGCAAGCGCGGCGTGCCGCTGCTGGCCCACTACGCGGCGTCCAAATGGGCCGTCATCGGCTTCACGAAAAGCGCGGCGATCGAATTCGCGCCGTTTAACATCACGGTCAACTGCGTATGCCCCGGCTACGTGAAAACCGGCATGCAGGACCGGGAACTGCAATGGGAAGGCGAGCTTCGGGGCATGACGCCGGACGAGGTGCGGGAAGAGTATATTCGGCTGACGCCGCTCGGCCGGCTGGAGGAGCCGGAGGACGTCGCCAAGGCCGTCTGGTTTCTGGCGACCGACCACGCCGGCTTCATCACGGGCGAAGCGCTCGACGTCACCGGCGGAGCCGATCTGCTTTGA
- a CDS encoding VOC family protein, with protein MNGSPAAHDGTAIGAVHLKVSDLARSVRYYTETIGLGVLNRYGGLVRLTADGTYPLIVLEELPNARVLPPGRNSGLYHFALLVPSRADLGGVLKRLLETKAGFGSADHDVSEALYLTDPDGIGIEIYRDRDRSEWTTLPSGEVYMSTDPLDGKGLLREAPEGEWKGLPVGTKVGHVHLHVGDLKTAEEFYCGLLGFRPMLRFGPSALFTGAGGYHHHIGLNVWAGVGAPPTPDDATGLSFFTIVYPDPAHIELILRELERRGVRTEAKGDAYYFRDPFGIGIRLTTCGIL; from the coding sequence ATGAACGGATCCCCGGCCGCGCACGACGGAACGGCGATCGGAGCCGTGCATTTGAAAGTAAGCGATCTGGCGCGGTCGGTCCGCTATTACACCGAAACGATCGGCCTTGGCGTGCTGAACCGCTACGGCGGGCTCGTGCGGCTGACGGCCGACGGCACGTATCCGCTCATCGTGCTCGAGGAGCTTCCGAACGCGCGCGTGCTGCCTCCCGGACGCAACAGCGGCTTGTACCACTTCGCGCTGCTCGTTCCGAGCCGCGCCGATCTCGGCGGCGTGCTGAAGCGCTTGCTTGAGACGAAAGCCGGCTTCGGCTCGGCGGACCACGACGTGAGCGAGGCGCTGTACTTGACCGATCCCGACGGCATCGGCATCGAAATTTACCGGGATCGCGACCGGTCCGAGTGGACGACGCTGCCGAGCGGAGAGGTGTACATGTCCACGGACCCGCTCGACGGCAAGGGCCTGCTGCGGGAAGCGCCGGAAGGCGAATGGAAAGGGCTTCCGGTCGGCACGAAGGTCGGCCACGTGCATCTGCACGTCGGCGACTTGAAAACGGCGGAGGAGTTCTACTGCGGCCTGCTCGGCTTCCGGCCGATGCTGCGCTTCGGGCCTTCGGCGCTGTTTACCGGCGCCGGCGGCTATCATCACCATATCGGCCTGAACGTCTGGGCGGGCGTCGGCGCGCCGCCGACGCCGGACGACGCGACGGGGCTTTCGTTCTTTACGATCGTTTATCCCGATCCGGCCCATATCGAGCTGATTCTGCGGGAGCTGGAGCGCCGCGGCGTCCGGACGGAGGCGAAAGGCGACGCCTATTACTTCCGCGATCCGTTCGGCATCGGCATCCGGCTGACGACGTGCGGCATTTTGTAG
- a CDS encoding BtpA/SgcQ family protein, producing the protein MTWLKDVIGTEKPIIAMCHLLPLPGDPYYDRDKGMDFVIAMARKDLRALQDGGVDAVMFSNEFSLPYLTDVKTETVAAMARIIGELMPDIRIPFGVNVLWDAKKSLDLAMATGAKFVREIFTGAYASDFGIWNTNIGETIRHQRSIGAQDVKLLFNIVPEAAKYLADRDIESIARSTVFNNRPDALCVSGLTAGSETDPQVLRRVKQTVPGTVVLANTGVRLENVEQQLSISDGAVVGTTFKYDGKFENHVDPKRVEAFMGKVKSFRAGLVENAV; encoded by the coding sequence ATGACCTGGCTGAAAGATGTGATCGGAACCGAAAAACCGATTATCGCGATGTGTCACCTGCTGCCGTTGCCGGGAGATCCTTACTATGACCGCGACAAAGGAATGGACTTCGTCATCGCGATGGCGCGCAAGGATTTGCGGGCGCTGCAGGACGGGGGCGTGGACGCGGTCATGTTCTCGAACGAATTCAGCCTGCCGTATTTGACCGATGTCAAGACGGAAACGGTCGCCGCGATGGCCCGGATCATCGGGGAGCTCATGCCGGACATCCGCATTCCGTTCGGCGTCAACGTGCTCTGGGACGCGAAAAAATCGCTGGACCTGGCGATGGCGACCGGCGCGAAGTTCGTGCGCGAAATTTTTACCGGCGCTTACGCCAGCGATTTCGGCATCTGGAACACGAACATCGGCGAGACGATCCGGCATCAGCGGAGCATCGGCGCGCAGGACGTCAAGCTGCTGTTCAACATCGTGCCGGAAGCCGCCAAATATTTGGCCGACCGGGACATCGAGAGCATCGCGCGCTCGACGGTGTTCAACAATCGTCCGGACGCGCTCTGCGTTTCGGGGCTGACGGCCGGTTCCGAGACCGACCCGCAAGTGTTAAGGCGCGTCAAACAGACGGTGCCGGGCACGGTCGTGCTCGCGAACACCGGCGTGCGGCTGGAAAACGTCGAGCAGCAGCTGTCGATTTCCGACGGCGCGGTGGTCGGCACCACCTTCAAATACGACGGAAAGTTTGAAAACCATGTGGATCCGAAGCGGGTGGAGGCGTTCATGGGCAAAGTGAAAAGCTTCCGCGCGGGTCTCGTGGAAAACGCCGTCTAG
- a CDS encoding DNA polymerase IV, producing MPRERTIFLVDGQSFYASVEKSGYPQYRNKPVAIGDPDRRSGIILAACPVAKARGVTTAERIFEARAKCPDLVVIRPRMQRYISISLLITQLFENFTDLVEPYSIDEQFLDVSGSISLFGSPYEIARQIQAQVRASTGVWSRVGIGPTKILAKTATDNFAKKRSDGIFELNRDNIETELWPLPVHQMFMVANRMTRHFIRMGLPTIGDVARLELGEFKRRMRREMGKQSDIQAEYYWQTARGIDPSPVVPGIRGALKSVSHGKALRSSLYRRLEDIEVVLLELVVEVCRRARRHGYIGRVVSVGAVETDGERTLHFGRQTTLPHATSLTHEVAAAARKLFVDHWRGLPLSRLFVSLNELSDDSAYQLTLFDDRPAAYAIEQATDAIKDRFGDAAIMRASSLLESGVARERAEQIGGHYR from the coding sequence ATGCCTCGTGAACGCACCATCTTCCTGGTCGACGGCCAATCGTTCTATGCCTCGGTTGAAAAATCGGGCTACCCCCAATACCGGAACAAGCCCGTCGCGATCGGGGATCCCGACCGGCGTTCGGGTATCATTCTGGCGGCTTGTCCGGTTGCCAAAGCCCGCGGAGTCACGACGGCGGAGCGGATCTTCGAGGCTCGCGCCAAATGCCCCGACCTCGTCGTCATCCGCCCGCGAATGCAGCGCTATATTTCCATATCGCTGTTGATCACGCAGTTATTCGAAAATTTTACCGACCTGGTGGAGCCGTACTCGATCGACGAGCAATTTTTGGACGTGAGCGGGTCGATCTCGCTTTTCGGGAGTCCTTACGAAATCGCCCGCCAGATTCAGGCGCAGGTTAGGGCCTCGACCGGCGTATGGTCGCGGGTGGGGATCGGACCGACGAAAATCCTCGCCAAAACCGCGACCGACAACTTCGCGAAGAAGCGTTCCGACGGCATTTTCGAACTTAATCGGGACAACATCGAAACCGAGCTGTGGCCTTTGCCCGTTCACCAGATGTTCATGGTCGCCAATCGGATGACGCGCCATTTTATCCGAATGGGGCTTCCCACGATCGGCGACGTGGCCAGGCTGGAACTGGGCGAGTTCAAGCGGCGGATGCGCCGGGAAATGGGCAAGCAGAGCGACATTCAGGCGGAATACTACTGGCAGACGGCGAGGGGGATCGATCCGTCCCCGGTCGTTCCCGGCATCCGGGGCGCGCTCAAGTCGGTCAGCCACGGAAAAGCGCTGCGAAGCAGCTTGTACCGCCGGCTCGAGGATATCGAGGTGGTGCTTTTGGAGCTTGTCGTCGAGGTATGCCGCAGGGCTCGCCGTCACGGGTATATCGGGCGCGTCGTCTCCGTCGGCGCCGTCGAAACGGACGGCGAAAGAACGCTGCATTTCGGCCGGCAAACGACGCTGCCGCACGCCACCTCCCTTACCCATGAAGTGGCCGCCGCCGCCCGCAAGCTTTTCGTCGACCATTGGCGCGGATTGCCGCTTAGCCGTTTGTTCGTTTCGCTCAACGAACTGTCGGACGACAGCGCGTACCAGCTTACGTTATTCGATGACCGGCCGGCAGCGTATGCGATCGAGCAGGCAACCGACGCGATCAAGGATCGTTTCGGAGATGCGGCGATCATGCGGGCTTCCTCCCTGCTGGAGTCGGGCGTCGCGCGGGAAAGAGCGGAACAGATCGGAGGTCATTATCGATGA
- a CDS encoding L,D-transpeptidase, giving the protein MPDYRIIVDLSDRRLYLLDGNVVEREFPVGIGRAATVTPVGEYTIINKQANPGGPFGAFWMGLSRPHYGIHGTNDPSSIGYEVSRGCIRMYNEDVLALSSLVPVGTRVTIRF; this is encoded by the coding sequence GTGCCCGATTACCGGATTATCGTCGATCTGTCGGATCGGCGGCTTTATTTGCTGGACGGGAACGTCGTCGAACGGGAGTTTCCCGTCGGCATCGGCCGGGCTGCCACGGTAACCCCGGTCGGGGAATACACGATCATCAACAAGCAGGCCAATCCCGGCGGTCCGTTCGGCGCGTTCTGGATGGGGCTGTCGCGGCCGCACTACGGCATCCACGGCACGAACGATCCCTCTTCGATCGGCTATGAAGTGTCGCGCGGTTGCATCCGGATGTACAACGAGGACGTGCTGGCGCTGTCATCGCTCGTCCCGGTCGGCACGCGTGTCACGATTCGTTTCTAA
- a CDS encoding 3'-5' exoribonuclease YhaM family protein has product MRLIRTFAEGDEITGFYLLKNVEIKQTNGTPPKDFLDLALADKSGEIPAKLWDASPTDKEAFVAPMLVKVRGIVQSYREKPQLKVIQIRPVVREDGLNITDFVRSAPVLPVDLLHAIATTAGSFQDQDIKRIVEMCLAKASDKLMHYPAGKGMHHAFYAGLAYHVARMLELGEFVCRQRPFLNRDLLLAGIILHDIAKTEEMEAELGVVSDYSVKGKLLGHLALAYGWITESAVALGMSLDDEKVVALQHIVLSHHNLGEWGSPVQPQLPEAVALHYIDQLDAKLQAVEDAVDAAHDNSKWTAPVRVAENKQMYVITRRNAP; this is encoded by the coding sequence ATGAGACTTATCCGAACTTTTGCCGAGGGCGACGAAATAACGGGCTTTTACCTGTTGAAAAACGTGGAAATCAAACAAACGAACGGGACGCCGCCCAAGGACTTTCTCGATCTCGCGCTGGCGGACAAAAGCGGCGAAATTCCGGCCAAGCTATGGGACGCCTCCCCGACCGACAAGGAAGCGTTCGTGGCCCCCATGCTGGTCAAAGTGCGCGGAATCGTGCAGTCGTACCGCGAAAAGCCGCAGCTCAAAGTCATTCAAATCCGTCCGGTCGTTCGGGAGGACGGCCTGAACATTACCGATTTTGTCCGTTCCGCCCCGGTGCTGCCGGTGGATTTGCTTCACGCGATCGCGACGACGGCGGGCAGCTTTCAGGATCAGGACATCAAACGGATCGTGGAAATGTGCCTGGCCAAGGCTTCGGACAAGTTGATGCATTATCCGGCGGGAAAAGGCATGCACCATGCGTTTTACGCCGGCTTGGCCTACCATGTCGCCCGAATGCTGGAGCTCGGAGAGTTCGTGTGCAGGCAGCGGCCGTTTTTGAACCGGGATTTGCTGCTGGCCGGCATTATTCTGCACGATATCGCGAAGACGGAAGAAATGGAAGCGGAGCTCGGCGTCGTGTCGGACTACAGCGTCAAAGGCAAGCTGCTCGGCCATCTGGCGCTGGCTTACGGCTGGATTACCGAGTCGGCCGTCGCGCTTGGCATGAGCCTGGACGACGAGAAGGTCGTCGCCCTTCAGCACATCGTGCTGTCCCATCACAATTTGGGCGAGTGGGGCAGTCCCGTGCAGCCGCAGCTCCCCGAAGCGGTCGCCCTGCATTACATCGACCAACTGGACGCGAAGCTGCAGGCGGTCGAAGACGCGGTGGACGCCGCTCACGACAACAGCAAATGGACCGCCCCGGTTCGGGTCGCGGAAAACAAGCAAATGTACGTCATAACAAGGCGTAACGCGCCTTGA
- a CDS encoding HAD family hydrolase translates to MTALRINGQRYEVDVVVFDKDGLLFDSQHFWKALAKVRIRCLRETLGDEGVRRWCRLFGVALNEREEPARIDPNGIFALASPQEEIVVTASVLKSVTGSDWGECRRNAAAAFERSDREFEPAEGLLPKPGFPDIFRRLKEVSIPFGIATSDDYERTKASVERYGVWDELRFLITPADVERGKPNPDMLLLAAEKMNVPLSRIAMVGDSFVDVQMARAAGCIGIGIPDDPDMARKMRGLATCIASDLNAIETERAPARAEGTILT, encoded by the coding sequence ATGACGGCTTTGCGGATTAACGGACAGCGCTACGAGGTCGACGTCGTCGTGTTCGATAAAGACGGCCTGCTGTTCGATTCCCAGCATTTCTGGAAAGCGCTCGCCAAGGTTCGGATCCGCTGCCTGCGCGAAACGCTCGGCGACGAGGGCGTCCGCCGCTGGTGCCGGCTGTTCGGCGTCGCGCTGAACGAGCGGGAGGAGCCGGCGCGGATCGATCCGAACGGCATATTCGCCCTCGCTTCGCCTCAGGAGGAAATCGTCGTCACCGCGTCCGTGCTGAAATCGGTCACGGGAAGCGACTGGGGCGAGTGCCGCCGGAACGCCGCCGCCGCGTTCGAGCGGTCGGACCGCGAATTCGAGCCGGCCGAGGGGTTGCTTCCGAAGCCCGGCTTCCCCGACATTTTTCGCCGGCTGAAAGAAGTTTCGATTCCGTTCGGGATCGCCACCTCCGACGACTACGAGCGGACGAAAGCTTCCGTCGAGCGGTACGGCGTCTGGGACGAACTGCGGTTTCTCATTACGCCGGCCGACGTCGAGCGAGGCAAGCCGAATCCCGACATGCTCCTGCTAGCGGCCGAGAAGATGAACGTGCCGCTTTCGCGGATCGCGATGGTGGGCGACTCGTTCGTGGACGTGCAGATGGCCCGGGCCGCGGGCTGCATCGGGATCGGCATTCCCGACGATCCGGACATGGCGCGCAAAATGCGGGGGCTCGCGACGTGCATCGCCAGCGATTTGAACGCGATCGAGACGGAGCGGGCGCCCGCACGCGCGGAGGGAACGATTTTAACTTAA
- a CDS encoding gamma-glutamyltransferase family protein — MKFDALHYPNPSRRTAVYGRKGMVATSQQLAAQAGLEMLKKGGNAVDAAVATAACLTVVEPTSNGIGGDAFALVWTGGKLHGLNASGPAPAGISIAALAALGHREMPKYGWLPVNVPGAPAGWAELSRRFGRLPFRELLAPAIRYAEEGYAVSPTLSRFWNMAYDRHRAEMTGELFDEWYKTFTLNGKPPAPGQIWASPDHARTLREIAETAAESFYRGELAERIDRFARETGGFLRKEDLARFAPDWVEPISARYKGYDVWEIPPNGQGIVTLMALNILKGLDESAFGSPEHVHRQIEAIKLAFEDGLWEVTDPARMAPGTVASLLSDAYAAEKRKRIGDRALEPRPSPVPTGGTVYLCAADGEGNMVSYIQSNYMEFGSGLVVPGTGIALHNRGHSFSLNPGHMNALEPGKRTYHTIIPGFLSRDGEAVGPFGVMGAFMQPQGHLQVVVNAVDGELNPQAALDVPRWRWDEGKKILIEPSFPKELARELAERGHELEVAENAGLFGRGQIIWRDPDTGVLCGGTDPRTDGAVAAW; from the coding sequence ATGAAGTTCGACGCGCTGCACTATCCGAACCCGTCGCGCCGGACGGCCGTGTACGGCCGGAAGGGCATGGTCGCCACCTCGCAGCAGCTCGCCGCCCAGGCGGGGCTCGAGATGCTGAAGAAGGGCGGCAACGCCGTCGATGCGGCGGTGGCGACCGCCGCCTGCCTGACCGTCGTGGAGCCGACCTCCAACGGCATCGGCGGGGACGCGTTCGCGCTCGTTTGGACGGGCGGCAAGCTGCACGGGCTCAACGCGAGCGGTCCCGCTCCGGCCGGCATCTCCATCGCCGCGCTTGCGGCGCTGGGACATCGCGAAATGCCGAAATACGGCTGGCTTCCGGTCAACGTGCCCGGAGCGCCGGCCGGTTGGGCGGAGCTGTCGCGCCGTTTCGGCCGGCTGCCTTTTCGCGAGCTGCTTGCGCCCGCGATTCGCTACGCGGAGGAGGGCTATGCCGTATCCCCGACGCTCAGCCGCTTCTGGAACATGGCGTACGACCGCCACCGCGCGGAAATGACGGGCGAGCTTTTCGACGAGTGGTACAAGACGTTCACGCTGAACGGCAAGCCGCCCGCGCCGGGGCAAATCTGGGCGTCGCCGGATCATGCCCGGACGCTGCGCGAGATCGCCGAAACGGCGGCGGAGTCGTTCTATCGCGGCGAGCTGGCCGAGCGGATCGACCGGTTCGCGCGGGAAACGGGAGGCTTTCTCCGGAAGGAGGATCTTGCCCGCTTTGCGCCCGATTGGGTGGAGCCGATCAGCGCCCGCTACAAGGGCTACGACGTCTGGGAGATTCCGCCGAACGGCCAGGGCATCGTGACGCTGATGGCGCTCAATATTTTGAAGGGGCTGGACGAGAGCGCGTTCGGTTCGCCGGAGCATGTCCACCGGCAGATCGAAGCGATCAAGCTGGCGTTCGAAGACGGCTTGTGGGAAGTGACCGATCCGGCCCGCATGGCGCCGGGAACGGTCGCCTCGCTGCTGTCGGACGCCTATGCGGCGGAGAAGCGCAAGCGGATCGGAGACCGCGCGCTCGAGCCGCGCCCGTCGCCGGTTCCGACCGGCGGCACGGTTTACCTGTGCGCGGCGGACGGCGAAGGCAACATGGTTTCCTACATTCAAAGCAACTACATGGAGTTCGGTTCCGGCCTCGTCGTGCCGGGCACGGGCATCGCCCTGCACAACCGCGGCCATTCCTTCTCCCTGAACCCCGGCCACATGAACGCGCTGGAGCCGGGGAAGCGGACGTATCATACGATCATTCCGGGATTTTTGTCCCGGGACGGCGAGGCCGTCGGACCGTTCGGCGTGATGGGCGCGTTCATGCAGCCGCAGGGCCATCTCCAGGTCGTCGTGAACGCGGTGGACGGAGAGCTCAACCCGCAGGCGGCGCTTGACGTGCCGAGGTGGCGGTGGGACGAGGGCAAAAAGATTTTGATCGAGCCGTCGTTTCCGAAAGAGCTGGCCCGGGAGCTGGCGGAGCGGGGGCACGAGCTGGAAGTCGCCGAAAACGCCGGCTTGTTCGGCCGGGGGCAGATCATCTGGCGCGATCCGGACACCGGGGTGCTCTGCGGCGGCACCGATCCCCGCACCGACGGAGCCGTGGCGGCTTGGTAG